A genome region from Arachis duranensis cultivar V14167 chromosome 8, aradu.V14167.gnm2.J7QH, whole genome shotgun sequence includes the following:
- the LOC107462565 gene encoding beta-glucuronosyltransferase GlcAT14A, with amino-acid sequence MMGSLYLEKKWLFPLLITSAVCILFLVVTSSFGVASSIHSLNSLFFFLPSHQANETTDVMERKVAPAPAPSGPVIPRFAYFIAGSKGDLEKIWRTLHAVYHPLNHYVLHLDLESSVEERNELTLRVEKQHIFNERGNVFVIQKANIITYTGPTMVAATLHACAILLKRSKDWDWFINLSASDYPLVTQDDLLYTFLEVDRNLNFIEHTSRLRWKEKKRAMPLIVDPGLYQSNKSEVFWVTPNRNLPTSFRLFTGSAWVILSHEFVEYVIWGWDNLPRTLLMYYTNYVSSPEGYFHTVACNSPEMAKTVVNSDLHYISWDIPPKQHPHILTIKDTDKMIASGAAFARKFVRDDPVLDLIDNTLLHRSPGLFTMGGWCSGKPECTELGDIYNLKPGPGAERLNRLVSQVVLNAKSSKFQCI; translated from the exons ATGATGGGGTCCTTGTACTTAGAGAAGAAGTGGTTGTTCCCTCTCCTAATAACTTCAGCTGTTTGCATATTGTTTCTTGTTGTGACCTCAAGCTTTGGTGTTGCATCTTCAATTCACTCCCTGAAttcactctttttctttctcccgTCTCATCAAGCAAACGAAACCACCGATGTCATGGAAAGAAAGGTTGCCCCTGCTCCAGCTCCATCTGGTCCTGTGATTCCCCGGTTTGCCTATTTCATTGCGGGCTCGAAAGGCGATTTGGAGAAGATTTGGAGGACTCTTCATGCTGTTTACCATCCGCTAAACCACTATGTTCTTCATTTGGACCTCGAGTCCTCGGTAGAGGAAAGGAATGAGCTTACTTTGAGAGTTGAGAAGCAGCATATCTTCAACGAGAGGGGAAATGTTTTCGTGATTCAAAAGGCAAACATTATTACTTACACAGGACCAACCATGGTTGCTGCTACCCTTCATGCTTGTGCCATTCTTCTAAAGAGAAGCAAAGATTGGGACTGGTTTATTAATCTCAGTGCTTCAGATTACCCTCTTGTGACTCAAGATG ATCTTCTATATACTTTCTTGGAGGTAGATAGAAATCTTAACTTCATTGAGCACACAAGTCGGTTACGATGGAAGGA GAAAAAACGAGCGATGCCTTTGATTGTTGATCCAGGGCTTTACCAGTCAAACAAATCTGAAGTATTTTGGGTCACTCCTAATAGAAATTTGCCAACATCATTTAGACTATTCACTG GTTCAGCATGGGTGATTTTATCGCACGAATTTGTTGAATATGTTATCTGGGGATGGGATAATCTACCAAGGACCCTTCTCATGTACTACACTAATTACGTTTCTTCCCCGGAAGGCTATTTCCATACTGTTGCGTGCAACTCGCCGGAGATGGCTAAAACTGTTGTCAACAGCGACTTGCATTATATTTCTTGGGACATTCCTCCGAAGCAGCATCCCCACATCCTAACCATCAAGGACACAGACAAAATGATCGCTAGTGGTGCCGCCTTTGCAAGGAAATTCGTTAGAGATGATCCTGTTCTTGATTTGATAGACAACACATTACTACATAGGAGCCCTGGACTATTCACAATGGGAGGTTGGTGCTCAGGAAAACCAGAATGTACTGAGCTTGGGGACATATATAACCTCAAACCCGGTCCAGGAGCTGAAAGGCTTAATCGCCTTGTTTCGCAGGTGGTTTTGAATGCTAAATCCAGTAAGTTTCAGTGTATCTAG